Within Diospyros lotus cultivar Yz01 chromosome 15, ASM1463336v1, whole genome shotgun sequence, the genomic segment TCTCTCGAGTCTCCTTCTTTGTCTTGTATTAAGAGATCTTCTGCCTATTCTCCTGCGTGCTTTCTGGAAGCTTCCAAGCGCGCTCTCGACCATCCTGTTTCACCCTGTTCCAGAAGCTTCTGCTCTCCCCCTACCAGTCTCAAAGATGAAGGCCCCGCGACCATTGACTACCGGTACGTAGTTGTAATTGAAAATCCATTTTTGCCTTTCTGATCGTTTGGTTGATGGGGAAAACTgatatctttttctttacttaagaaataaaaataaaaaggttatTTGTTTCGCTGAACAGATTGCCAAATTATACGACGAATCCAAATTCTGTCTCTTGGTtttgatcttttgttttttcttttgaacGTGGATTGTTGGAGTTGAAGTAAAATGGAATTACTAATGGTTAACGTAATTACAGTTCTTTACTGCAGGAGGATGAATTTCACAAGCTCGCTGATTCCACAATACAGGACCTGCTTGAGAAATTAGAGGTAATATCTTGTTGTAGGAGGTGTAAGCGGAtcagttttaaaaaatattttctaattgcttaccaaaatttcaattctaattttaaaactattcATGTTTTAAAAGGGCatatcatttacttaaaagaaTTTAGAAGCCTCAAAAAAgatgtttattaatttattccataaagttgaaaaattagataaTCGAGTTTATTATTTATGCTAACGAAAGATTAAATCagttagagatgaaaaataaaaaatgttttttacaCCTGACCAGGccctaatatttttgtttgtttttgtgctGGTTGGGCAATTTTCTATGACGGGTGTTAAGGTATGCCTAGTAGTGTTTCTTCATTCCTGTCAATTTCATGAGCCCTCTCCTTTGGGAATTATAATCATAGATGATTGTCAGTGGTTACCTTCTTGGAAGTAAAGGGTGCTATTAGCTAATGGAAACTCTCCCTATCTTATCTGAGCTATTCCATCTTAGCTAGGCAATCTATTTAGTTGGTCTTCAATAACCTTTTGGAGATGGGTGCTCTAGTGCTTGAGTTGGAATGGTTTTAACTGAAATTGTATCAATAATCTTTGATTATCTATAGCCAAAAGTAATGACACAAACTCCTTTGCAATTGGTTGATTAGCAGTGATGCACAAAATTTCACTATTCTATACCTTACGATATGTTCTTTAATTTGCTTTAGTTATTGATGTCACTGCAATTTTTTGCCTTTTCACAGGAATATGGTGACTCTACTGATATTGATGGTTTTGATATTGATTATGGGGTAGGTTAACTGACTATAGTTCCTGTTCTTGAAGTCTGTCTATTCTGTTTGTTTGACTAACACTTGCATGGGTTTTGCAGAACCATGTTCTGACCCTAAAGCTTGGGACACTGGGCACCTATGTGTTGAATAAACAAACGCCCAATAGACAAATTTGGCTGTCTTCCCCAGTGAGGTAGTTGCTCCTAATGCAATGAGTTGATGCCTCTTGCTAGATGGTCATTTATGTTGTTTAATGCCAAATTTTTTTGCTTCTTATACTGGATTGCATTACATGGTTAGAGGGAGAGTAGTTTCAGGTTCCCAATTAAGACAAACTCAAAATTAGAACTTAATTGGCCCTCTCTTGGTTCTGCTACCCGGACCCCCAATAAGCTGTGGCTTTCATCATTACTGGTGATTCGGTGCAGATGCTTTACTTAAGGATAGAGGGTGAATCAGTGCTTACAATATCCTTTATGTAATCACTCCCCTATCATTGTTCACCTCAGCCTTGTTGTTGAAAGGAGCCCGAAACCTTTCAGATTATTAATATGTTGTGGACGAGGCTTCTTTCGTTTCAGAAAACAGTGCAAGAAGCCTGGCAACCTTTAAAGGGAACCCCATGTTCCAGGTAGCCCAGAAGCAAACATTTGACATATATCAACCATGCATTTTCTGGAGGAGAACCGTTTAGTGCGAGGAGTTCCGACATGAAATTTAAAGttctgttattatttttttttacatatcatAGAATTTAGAATTTCTGCGTTGTTCTGTGTGTTTGAAAGATCCTTATTGGTTTTGAAAGGGTAAGACAGAAAACCTTGTTTCTATTCATGATTTACCTCCGCATCCATGTTTTTACTACCATGGATTTTCTCTGAGGCCCTGGCCAACAGTGTCAAGTGTGTTTCCCCCTCTTTTctacttttactttttttcccCCTCTTGTGGGAGTGAGAGGTAGAAATTAGAAGGTGTGACAAAAAATTTGTGGCGTGAGTGTCTAAGTTTGCTGAAATACTACACGGAGAACTAAAAGCCATCAGTTTTAGTTTTTAAAGTACTGCTGTTTGGCCAAAATTTTGGTAGTTTTTTCTGCATTGACTGTTAAAAACCTATGAAATCTCCTCATGGAGTCTAGAACCTATGCCTCTAGTGTTCATAATTGGCCAATTTCTTTTTAGGGGTGAAAGACATGCAGAATGATCATGCATTTCTTGTCTTCCATCACGGTCATTGGCATCTTCAAAATCACTCAGCAATGCATTTACTCGATTTGATTTTACACCCAAATGCATTTACTGTGGAGAATTTTGCATCTATATATAAGGTTATCAAATGCATTGCGagtctttcctttcttttgtaaCCACGTCTTCTTGGATAAAGGGTCAAAGCACAGATAGATAGAAGGTCCATTTATGCATATTCTTTGCATCATATATCAGCAGATTAGTTGAAAATTTTTACTCTACACAATAAGCTGTTTTCACATCTTATTCTTGATTGTATGGCATTTTGACATGTCAGCTTTCTGTTGCAGTGGACCATCCAGGTTCGACTGGGATCGAGATGCTCAGGCTTGGATTTACCGAAGGACCAAAGTGCAACTATTGCAGCTTCTAGAAAAGGAATTGAGACATCTGTGTGGTCAACCGATCAATCTCTCTTGATCAATCACGGATCCTCCCTGTTTGGCCCTGTCTTGATTACATGCTAGTCGTCAACATTCTAATCTTATATTGAATTTGTGGAAAATTTTACAACTTTTACACCTTAATATTTGTTTGTATCCACAAAAATGCACCTTTTGGTCAAGTTGATGCAATCTGTTAACAATTGTCTGTTAGTTTGCAGAGTTGCAAATAGGGGCTTTAATTATTTACTAGTTATCGAATCTTTTATGAAATCAACAGTTAACGATTTTTAATctatgtaattatatattttcagttacctttttaaaatgtcaagtaataatatattagtcttgaaaaaatatttaagtgccATCTGTCGATCATTTTGTTTAACCGTGCCTGGGCCTCATAAGAGTACTTATTTGGGTAAACTAATCTcgttaaaaataaagataacaaAAGGGTTATATCAATTGAAATACGACGAATCTCCTAGAAACCAGATTGATAGGCATTGAACTAACATTTCAAGCCCACCAGTGAATAACAGGTCCTAGTTATACATTTGAAACCCAATGATGCTAGTGAATAACAGTTCATATCTTCTCGGCTGCTAGATATGAGGCCCTAGCTTTCTCTGCAATCTCCATTTTCTTGCTCCCGCTCTCGAACTCGGCCATGTATAGCTGGTAATCCCCTTCCATCTTCAAGTAGAAGACTCTCTTCGACTGTGGAAGCCGCCGGCATCATATGCAAGCGCAAAAGCTTCATGATCCTCGTGCACAGTTTCTGAAAGCTTCGATCGATCCAATCTCTAATTTGTAGCGAACGTGGAGTTCCTCTTTGTTGTTGTCTGtgtcttttgagatgacatgCAAAGAAAGCATCGCGGAGAGGGCGGACTAAGTTCTTATAGGCAGTAGAGAGAGGTTTCGCTCTTCAGGACTGGCTGATCGCCAGCGGGGATGAAGTTGATGACGAGCGTCTCCATGAACGTTGCCATGTCTTCGTAGCGCCTAGCTTGCTCGGCCAATTTGGCCATGTGGAGATGCTGGTATCTGGTTATCATTGATTGGAAGACTTTTTAAGGGTCAGATAAGTTGACAAACGGACTTACAGAATAAaggttaaaagattaaaatacccTCACTtacattacattaaaaaaagtGCAACGCAATGTGaccaatgatattttaatcatttagcCTCATTCTGTAAGTCTATTTGTCGGTCAACTTATTTGACTATCAAAAAATTTTCTGatcaaaattgcaaaaaaagacaaaatgaaGAGGATTTGCAAAAAGTACAGAAAAGTTGCCTGGGAGAGTAAGGGAATGGGTTTGGGATGATGAACACTTAATTCGACTATTTTTAGGTTTTAAATTGACGCAATTTTAGGTTGTTTATCTATAACAATATTCTATAAACAGATAAATCAACAAGTTAATAGCTGAAATTATTACCTTTACGCGGTTCTTAGTGTTCGTGTCATCGATTACGCAAggaaagataaattataaattaagtcTTTGACCCTTACGTAGGAAAGGAGAAATCGAACTCACAATTCACTGAATTACACCAATTTATCATCTGACCTatgtcttgaaaaaaaaaaaaatcactttgtACTATagaatacataattttataacaaatattttcttttgtaatgGCACACCTGCCATGCCCAATGGTAGACCAATGGCCGACGGTCGTATTTGAAATGTAGGGTCATTACTTTGGGCTCAAATGGGCCTGAGACCTTGAATGAGGCATATACTCTGCCTCTACACAAATAATATCTCATGTCCAACCGTAGACCAATGGCCGAAAATGATTTGCCATTCAGGCCCATTGGGCATGAGATGGGCCTGAAACGGACGCAGCACAAACAAATATGGATATAATTAAGGATGTTTATCATCTTAATTCCTTTCTATTCATAATtctatttttacaattattattGTGATGGATGGGttcattttttctcaaaatttttttaatttaacactTATAATGACCTTACTTTCCTAATTTactacttaaaaattatttatttacaaatatttagtatttatttattctgattaaactttattctttttttatttataaagaaaataaaaataactcg encodes:
- the LOC127792114 gene encoding frataxin, mitochondrial isoform X1, producing MASPSTAKLLLLRRLSRALKSLESPSLSCIKRSSAYSPACFLEASKRALDHPVSPCSRSFCSPPTSLKDEGPATIDYRSLLQEDEFHKLADSTIQDLLEKLEEYGDSTDIDGFDIDYGNHVLTLKLGTLGTYVLNKQTPNRQIWLSSPVSFLLQWTIQVRLGSRCSGLDLPKDQSATIAASRKGIETSVWSTDQSLLINHGSSLFGPVLITC
- the LOC127792114 gene encoding frataxin, mitochondrial isoform X2, with the protein product MASPSTAKLLLLRRLSRALKSLESPSLSCIKRSSAYSPACFLEASKRALDHPVSPCSRSFCSPPTSLKDEGPATIDYRSLLQEDEFHKLADSTIQDLLEKLEEYGDSTDIDGFDIDYGNHVLTLKLGTLGTYVLNKQTPNRQIWLSSPVSGPSRFDWDRDAQAWIYRRTKVQLLQLLEKELRHLCGQPINLS
- the LOC127791668 gene encoding 14-3-3-like protein GF14 kappa, whose protein sequence is MGGMVMMVASTDESEVFYFKMAGDYDQRYTAEFKSESESGGIEIHNATTTNDFANLPTDHHFMPVTICNEDDSRRYQHLHMAKLAEQARRYEDMATFMETLVINFIPAGDQPSKRVFYLKMEGDYQLYMAEFESGSKKMEIAEKARASYLAAEKI